The sequence ACTGCCACCAAATTTGGCAACTATTAGTTTAGTCATAGTACTTTAACAAATCAAAATCGCCTTCTATTAAGCATTTGATTGTTATTTTGTTAATTTTTGAATAATCTCAGCTGCAATCTTTGCACCTGTTGTGTTTACTTTAATTCGTTTTTCTTCTAGTTTTTTTAGAATTAATTCTTGTAATCTGTCTAGATCCTCAAAAACAAAACCTACCTCCCTTGCATTATCTTCTTGCTCAAAATGTCCCTTTATTGGTATGAATATTGCTGGAGTGCCATATGCCTTAGCCTCATCTATTGTTGATTTTCCTGCCAATGAAATAATTACATCTGCTGCAAAAATTAATTCATGCAAGTTATCTACAAATCCTAGATTTCTTACATTTTCATATTTTTTGTTTACTGCTGGTCCTGAAACTAAAACTATGTCCAGCTCTTGATTAATTTTTAAGATACTCTCTAATGCTTTTTCAATTAGAAATAATCCTGCACTTGTACCGCCAATTGATATGAGTATGGTTTTTTTTCCAAAAGAAAACTTTTTTCTTAATTCATCTCTGGTTGAATTTATTTGTCTAACTATGGGTCCAACCATTTTGACATTATCATAGTCATCTCCGATCTCTGGAAATATTACAACGTCGCATTTTTTTATAATTTCTTGCATTGATTTATTCATCTTTTTTTCTATAAATGATGCTATACCTTTAGTGAAATGTGTCTCAAAAACATCAGTAACTAATACTGTTGGGATTTTGATATTTTGTGCAACAGTTAGTGATGCAAAATCTTCATCACTAATTAGCAAATCTGGTTTATCTTTTTGAAGTAATTCTTCTGAAATGTTTTTACAATCTCTATAATATTGATAATAATTCCACAACCACTTTGCTGGATTCTTTAAAGTACCATTTTCAATAATGAAAGATGGTGGATTATAAAGATCTTGTACTTTGAAATTTAATTTTTTTAGAATATTAGCAGCGCCACTACCTGTGATAAAATTTGTTGAAATATTTTCAAAATTATTTACAATTGCAATGTCTCGAGTTACATGACCCAATCCGATTGGACTGGAAAAAAAACTATAATCATTCATGATTTTCTTGATTTCTTATCAAATTTCTAGATTTTCTCTTGTCTCAAAGTTTAAATGGATTTTAACAAGGTAGGTTTCTGGGCTCATAGTCCAGGTCGGTTATGACGTCGCCCTTACACGGCGAAGATCCGGGGTTCAAATCCCCGTGGGCCCATTTTTATCCTATTTTACAACAACTTTTACTTTGTAGCCCTCTTGCAATCCACCAAATTGAAAAAATTAAAACTCCTACTGAAATGAACTTTAATTCTAATCCCTGCATTGGAAATAATGATAATCCTCCAACTGCGCCTAAAATTACTGCTAAAGGTGCAGTGCATGCAGGACATCCGGGTGTAAATGCTGCAAATGCTCCACCCAATACGGCTGATGAATTTGATTTGACAGAATTCATCATCTTCATTCTCTTAATCTTAAATGCCATCATTGCAAAATTGATTCCAGCTAGAGACGAAATTCCAACTGTTAATCCAACTGATGCTAAAATATAGTAAGGCATTATCTCCATTGTAGTATTCAAGTGAGATGGTAGCATTGACATTGTCAAAAAGTAATAGATTATTCCTAGCCCTGTACCGCTAATTATTGCAATGGCAGCATATCTTTTTATTTTTAACACATTTGAAATCAATTGAATTTTACTTTCCAAGTAAGTCAATTCACAATTCATCATATTTTAACTATATTTGATTAACAAAAGACTATTAGCCATAAACTACTCTTCAAAAATATGACTGAATTTTCATCTGAAGAAAAAACTATTCTTGTTCAATATGGGATAAAAAAATATGAAAATGAAGCAATTGTAAATGAAAAACTAAAAACCATTTTATCTGAAAAAGATATTCAAAGAAACATAGATACTCTGATTGGAACTCAACGAGTTAGAAGAATAGGCCCTGAAATTCTTCAAAACAATGAAAGCCATACTGAATTACCAGATTTACCAGATAATCTAAAATCTATAATTGACATTCTTTAGATAAAGAATTCTTAAATTACTCTGATTCCTTGATTCAAATATGAACAAGCTTGTTTTATTTTCAAGTATTTTGGTTTTGACATTTCTATTGACATTCTCTATTGATTCTGCTTTTGCCCATCCACATCCTGGCCAAATAATGATCAACGGCCATTCTCATGAGCCTCAAACTGAAATTATTTCACTTGGTGGAAATATTGCACTAGAAAAATCCACTATATTTTTCCATTCTTCTGAAGATAATACTTTACCCTGGGCATTTGTTGAAGGAAAGATTGCAAATCATGTTGAAGGTTATCCAGTAATTATTCAAATTTTTAAAGAAAATGATGCTGTTCATTTTGCTCAGACAGATGTGAGTTCAAATGGTAATTATGAATACAAGTTTAGAGTTTTAAAATCTGAAAATGGTATTACTAGTAAAATCTTTGCTGGTGATTATTCAGTAAAAATCTTCAAAGTAGTATACATGTATCCAGAAAACCTAATTTAGAATCCACGTAATCCTTCTGGGCGTACAGTCTCTGGATGTTGCTTCATCCATTCTACCTTATCTAACATTGCTTGTTTGTCTTGAGGAAATGTTCCTTTCACTGTATATGCATTTGAACCATGATTTACTCTGAAAACAATCTCTTCTTTAGTATCAATCTGATTAATCAAATCATATAGTTCTTCTAATGATTCATCGTCATCAATTTTGGTAAATTCCCCTTCATACTTGTCAATAAATTCTTGTTTAATTCCATTTTCTAGATAGAGAGTTAAAGCACCAACATAATTAGGAGAGCAAGCACTAATGACTTCAGCAGTACCTTTGATATGCTCTTTTGAGTATTTCTTTCCACCCAGTCCTAAAATCACCATACATGACATTACGTATCCAGCTTCTTTTGCTTTGTTCACTGATTTGATAATTGTTTTTGCAATTGCACCTTTTGTTACTTTTTTTAGAACAATATCTGAGCCACTTTCAATTCCTAAGTAGAACATATCAAGTCCTGCTTCATTCATTTTCTTTAACTCTTCAGATGTTTTCTTTAAAATATTCATAGGCATTGCATAACATGAAATTCTTTCAATGTTTTGAAATTTCTCTCTAATGTATTTTACAATTTTAATCATATATTCTGAATCAAGATTTAGTGCATCACCATCTGCAAGGAATACTCGTCTTGTATCTGGTTGATAACCTGCCATCATATCAATTTCAGCTTTCACATCTTCCCATGATCTTTCAGAATATTCTTTTGATCTATACATATCACAGAATGAGCATTCGTTAAATGAACATCCTAATGTTACTTGGAAAATTAAAGATCTAGCTTCTGATGGTGGTCTATACAGAGGCGCATCATAATTTAACATCATTTTTTATCCACTCAAAATTGCCTGATTATGTTTTTTATACTTTCTACTTTTCTTATCTCAGAATACCTTTTAGTAGTAAATATGGAGGAATTTTGTAACATATGGCCAATGATTCTGATGCAAAAAGACTCTTGTGGTTTGTATTTGCAGGTTCTAGAGGCGGATTGAATCGATTAAAAATAATTTCTAAACTAAAGGAAAGTCCATTTAACACAAATCAATTAGCAAAGGAAATGGGTCTTGATTACAAGGCCATTCAGCATCATATCAGAGTATTAGAAAAAAATAACATGATCACTAAAGTTGGTGAAAAATACAATGTAACCTATTTTATCTCAACTTATCTTGAAGTCAATATGGAGGCATTTGAAGAAATTGCAAGGAAATTGGACAAAAGTAAATAAAAGCTCTAGAGGTGTTTTACACTAAATGGAATCTACTTCTCTAGTACTATCTATTGTTTCAATTGCTAATATGGGTATACTTGGAATTCTAATCTGTATATTTGGAAAGATGTATGGGAGTACTCGGGCCCAGCTTCCATTAGGTATGATAGTTGTTGCAGGTATGTTATTTTTGCATAATGTCATTGGTGCATTAGCTTATTTTTCAATGGAGGAGATTTTCTCACATGAAATATTCCCATACATGTTAGGAGTAGGAATTGCAGAACTTGCAGGATTGATAATATTTCTAAAAATTACTTTAGACTAATCTTAGTTTATTTGTAACAAAAATGAATCAATTATGTGTTACAAGAATATCTAAAATTAAACAAAAATGTTCTCATAGCATTTGCAGCATCAATAATTATTTCAGCTGTTATTGCTCAAGTTTTATCTGACCAAGATGATATTCTTAACACTACATATACTACAATTGCAGATTATGCAATTTATTTTTCAGTTTTTAGTAGCTTATTTTACTTTGATAACAGGAAAAAATATCGATTAGAATCTGGAAAAACTGATACTGTAAAACTAAAACAAGATTTAAAAAAATTAATCACTTCACTGGGAATTGCTGAAGTTGTTTACACTATAGTTAGATGGGCTTTACAGTATTATTTACTAACAATAAACTATGATCCTTATTTAGCATCAATTTTATCGCAAGGAATATCTACAATTATTTACATGATGGTGCTAAATCTAACTGTAAAGATAACAAGGTTGTATAAAGATGGCAATTAGCATTTACGTTGATGGTTCTGGTGGAACTAGTAGTGGGTATGGATATTTTGTTAAAGAGACTGGGGAATCCTTTTATGAAAAAAAATCTGATCTGACAAACAATCAGGCTGAATATCTAGCAATAATTTCTGCATTGAACAAATATGTTGATTCAAATGATGAAATTACAATTTACAGTGATTCAAAGAATACCGTAAACCAACTAAATCATGAATTTGCAATAAATAATGAAGCACTAAGAAATCTGGCTAGAGAAGCGTGGGAACTAATTGGAAAATTTTCTAATTTATCCATTGTTTGGGTTCCAAGAAAAGAGAATTTAGCAGGAAAAATGCTGGGAAGCTAAAAACTAGAGATCAGAAATTTCCAAGAATAACTTTATTATACAAAATCTCAGATTGAATTTATTATGGCAGATTCTGTTATCTTATCACCAAAATCTATTGCAGTGATTGGTGCATCTGATAAGAGAGGAAGTGTTGGTGCTACAATTACATCAAACATTATGAATGGTTTCAAAGGAACAGTTTACCCAATTAGTCCATCTAGAGATACAGTATTTTACAAAAAAGCCTACAAGTCTGTTTTAGATGTTCCAAAACCAATTGATCTTGCAGTTATTGTAATCAAAAACACATTGGTTGCACCTGTATTAGAAGAATGTGGAAAGAAAAAAGTCAAAGGCGTTATAATTATCACAGCAGGTTTCAAAGAAGTTGATGAAGAAGGAGCTAAACGAGAACAAGAAATTAAAGACATAGCTAAAAAATACAAAATCCAAATCATTGGACCTAACTGTCTTGGTGTCATGAATCTTGATCCGAAGACAATGATGAATTCTACTTTCCTTAAAGTAACACCAAAATCTGGAAAAATTGCACTTGTATCACAAAGTGGTGCAATATGTGCAGCATTAGTTGAAGATGCCAGTGCACAGGGAATTGGATTTTCTGCAGTGGTTAGTCTTGGTAACAAAGCTGTAATGAGCGAAGTTGATATTCTAAAAATTCTTGCAAATCATAAGCAAACCGAAGTTATTGTAATGTATCTTGAAGACATGGGAGACGGTCAAGAATTCCTTAAAGTTTGTAAAAATATTACTAAAAAACTCAAAAAACCTGTTCTTGTACTCAAATCAGGACGTAGTCCAGAAGGTGCAAAAGCTGCAATGTCTCATACTGGAGCCTTGATGGGCTCTGATGAAATCTATGATGCATTACTCAAACAATCAGGTGCTATTCGAGTTGATACAATGGAGGAACTCTTTGACTATGCAACAGCATTTTCAAAACAACCCCTTCCAGCAGGAGGTGACTTAGTGATTGTTTCAAATGCAGGAGGTCCTGCAATTATCTCAACCGATGCATGCTCAAAGATGAATATTAAGATGGCAGATATTACTAGTGTCCGGAAAAAAATTGATGCAGTAATTCCACCTTGGGGAAGTTCTAGAAATCCTGTTGATATTGTTGGTGATGCTGATTTTAATAGATTCCATAATGTTTTGGATCGTGTGTTGACTCATCCCAAAGTTGGCTCTGTTATCTCAATGTGCACGCCATCTGGAACACTAGACTATGATAAATTAGCAGAAGTAATTGTTACAATGTCTAAAAAATACAAAAAGACAATGCTTGCAAGTTTAATGGGATTAGATGAAGGAATTACAAATAGAGAAATTTTAGCAAAGGGTAATGTTCCATATTATAATTATGCAGAAGGTGCAATCAGAACTCTTTCTGCAATGATTAAATTTTCAAACTGGGTTAAATCTCCAAATGGAAAAATTACTAAATTCAAAGTAAACAAAACTAAAGCAAAAGCAATTTTTGATAAAGTAAAAAAAGAAAAGCGACCAAACCTCTTAGAGGAAGAAGGACAAGAAGTTCTCAAAGCATATGGTTTACCTTTACCAAAAAGTGCACTTGCTAAAAATGAAGTAGAGGCAGTAAAAATTGCAAAGAAGATTGGTTATCCTGTTGTAATGAAGATTGCATCTCCACAAATTATTCACAAATCCGATGCAGGTGGTGTTAAAGTTAATTTAACAAATGATTCTGAAATAAAAGAAGCTTACAAAACAATTATCAAAAATGCTAAAAAATACAACAGTAAAGCTGAGATTAAAGGCGTACTGATTGTAGAGATGGTAAAAGGTGGTAAAGAACTCATCATAGGCTCAAAACTTGAACCTGGATTTGGTCCTGTTATCATGCTTGGGATGGGAGGAATCTATGTTGAAGTTCTCAAAGATGTGACATTCAAACTAGCTCCTGTAACTAATCTAGAGGCTGATGACATGATTGCATCAATTAAGACCCAAAAATTACTACAAGGTGTTAGAGGCGAAAAGCCATCTGATATTGCAAAACTCTCTGAATGTATACAACGATTATCCCAACTAGTTTCAGACTTTAAAGAGATCAAAGAATTAGACATGAACCCTGTTCTAGTCATGGAAAAAGGAAAAGGATGTAGAATTCTTGATGTCCGAATAGGCCTCTGATCGCACTTTATTCCTAGAGTTTAACCTGAATTGATTTAGAATATTTATACAAGATAAAAATCAATAATGTAGCATGGCTAATGTCTTAAAGACAATTAGAACAGGTGATGATTACATTGAAAGTCTTAGAGGTCGAGATCTCAAAATTTACCTCTTTGGAGAATTAGTTAAAGAACCAGTCGATCATCCAATGATTAGACCATCAATTAATGCCGTTGCAGAAACTTATGATCTTGCAGTTCGTGAAGAAGGATTAGCTTCTGCTGATTCATCAATTACTGGATTGAAAGTTAATCGATTTTTACACATTGCTGAAAGTGCAGAAGATTTAGTTTTACAAAATAAAATGCAGAGAAAACTTGGACAAAACACTGGAACATGCTTCCAAAGATGTGTCGGAATGGATGCCTTGAACTCTTTGCACTCCACTACATTTGAAATTGATGAAAAACATGGAACAGATTATCATAAAAGATTTTTAGAATTTGTAAAAATGGTACAACAAGAAAATCTTGTAATCGGTGGTGCCATGACTGATCCTAAAGGTGATAGAAGTAAAGGTCCTGCAGAACAAGATGATCCTGATTTATTTACAAGAATTGTAAAAACTGATGAAAATGGAGTTTATGTTTCAGGTGCAAAAGCACATCAGACTGGTTGTATCAACTCTCACTGGATTATCTTAATGCCAACAATTAGACTAACAGAAAATGATAAAGACTGGGCAATTGTTGGAGCAGTTCCTGCAGATGTTAAAGGTGTCACTTACATTTACGGTAGACAATCTTGCGACACAAGAAGTATGGAGGAAGGTGATATTGACGATGGTAATGCAAAGTTTGGAGGACAAGAAGCATTAATGATTTTAGATAATGTGTTTATTCCATGGGATAAAATTTTCATGAACGGTGAATTTGAATTTGCAGCTATGCTTGTAGAGAGATTCACATGTTATCACAGACGCAGTTATGTATGTAAAACAGGTCTAGGTGATGTATTAATTGGTGCTGCAGCAACAATTGCAGATTATAATGGCATTCCAAAAGTCTCCCACATTAAAGATAAAATTATTGAGATGACTCATCTTAATGAAACAATATTTGCTGCAGGTATTGCATCATCTCACCAAGGACAAAAGATGAAGTCAGGTGTTTTCTTAAATGATGATATGCTTGCACAGGTTTGTAAACATAATGTTACTCGATTCCCATATGAGATTAGTAGACTGGCACAAGATATTGCAGGCGGACTAGTAGTTACGTTACCTTCAGAGAAGGACTTTAGACATCCAGAAGCAGGACCTCTACTCAAAAAGTATCTTGTTGGAAGAAAAGGAGTAGATGTAGAAAACAGAATGAGAATTTTAAGATTAATTGAAAATATGACTTTGGGTAGAAATGCAGTAGGATATCTTACAGAATCTATGCATGGTGCAGGCTCACCACAGGCCCAAAGAATTCAAATCCAAAGACAGATGCAAGTAGGTTACAAAAAGAATTTGGCTAAAAATTTGGCAGGAATCACAAATGATATTGTAGAACCAAAAGAACCATCTGAATACTTTAAGCGAGTATTCAAAACCAAAGACTCTGTTCTTTAGAAAACCATTTCATATATTCTGTCTTTAAGTAAAACATATTTTCATCAAACTAGCTTGTAATTGATCTTACTGACAGGTCTTTAAGTACAAACAATTCTTGTTTTTACTAATGACAAATACAAACCTAGTACGAAAAAGTACTATCTTACCACTCCTGTTGGGTATAGGATTATTGTCTGCAACACCATTCATGATAAATGCAAGCGCAGACTTTTTACCAACTGTACCCGTTCCGGATGATGCAATACTTCCTGATATTTCACCTGGTGTTCCAAAACATCTGAATATTCATAATCAACAGCAAGATGAATATCTAAGATTTACAAATGTCTGGGGAAATGTTGGTGTTGGTGGTTTGGAATTTGAACCAATAATTGAAGTTCCAGATCCAGTTGAAGGTACAGTTACACAAGCATTCCAAAATCTTTACAATGAAGAAGGTGAATTCAGACATTCAATTCCACCTGTATGGAATGAAATTGTAACAGAATTTACATTTCATGACACTCATAACCATTGGCACATTGATGGTGTTGGAGAATTTGCAGTAAGAGAAATAACTACTGATACTGAAGGGAATGAAATTCCTGGAGATATTGTCACTTTACCAAGTGGTGATGAAGCAGCTGCAATCAAAGTAGGATTCTGTATTTCAGATGTCTACAAAATTAACGGCGGAAATCCAGCAACATCTCAAAAATGGTATTGGGAATGTGAAGTAGGATTCCAAGGAATTCAACCTGGTTGGATTGATCAATATCATCAATCAACTGATGATAATGAAATAAACATTACAGGTCTTCCAAATGGAGAATACTTCCTAACACACACATGGAATCCAGAAGAATTCTTTGTTGATGATAATGATCAAAATGATCAATCATGGATCAAATTCAAATTATCACAAGACAACAATGGAAATGGAAACAGAAAGATTACTGAAATGGGGTCATTTGCTCCTGAATGCAATCCTGATGGTTCAACTCCTGGAATGTGTGGAGACGTTTCAAAGAACTCTTAGTTCTTTTTTCTTTTATTTTTTATTTGATGTAACAGCATAGCTGGTGCAGCTACATACATTCCCAAATTCATCAAAATCACACCTATTCCATACCCTAGTACCTCAGAGTCTGTTTCTGCATATGACATTACATGTAGGGTTGATAGCAATGGAGTAATTCCAATTTTTACCATCTCTTTGAAAATAGGATTTTCTCTTTCCATGTCTGCGATATGTGGTGAGAATGAATAGTAGAATTCATTGAATCCAGTCATAAATGATGTCCCTGAATCAGTACTCATCAATTGATTGTCTCTGATTTCTCTTAACAATTGAACTTGTGGTGCCATCTCAGAACCATATGCAGCAGTTGCAATCAGACAACCTCCACCTTCTGAATCGCTAATTTGTTTTTCTTCAGTATTTTTTGTTTCAGTTTTATTTTCATTTGATTCTTCTACTGGTGATTCATCTACAATTAATTTTTCTAATTCTTTTTGTTGTTGAGCTAGTTCTTGTGGAATTTCTTTAATGTTTACAGATTTTGTATCTATTTTTCCTTCTTTTGCTTCTTTAGTACTTTCTTGAATTTCTAAGATATAGTACATTCTACTTTGTTCAATTAATTTTTGATATCTGTCTGGCTCTGAATACAACCACAAATCATCATTGTACAAATTTCCACACAGTCTGGATTCTATAGAATGTTGATGATGCTCAAAAAAATCATTTTTCATGTAATAGTACAGTTGGTAATTCTCTTCACACCATTCTATTCCGTTTAATGTCAAGCCTGCAGTATCACGAAATGGAGTTTGTGCGTATGCAGAACTAATTACAAAAATTATTGAAAAAACAAGTAAATATTTCAATTAGGAAATTTCTTTTCTGCTACTTGATAAGTGATTCTACTCTTGAAACAAATAATTCATGAGGATCCTTTTTTAGTAAATTTGACGTAAGTATACTACCAAGCAAGCAGGACGATCTATTGCTCTTGTCATATGGGGCATATGTGAACCTGTTTGCCTGAATATTACAAAATCAAATCTTTTTCTATTTCTTCTTTGGAACTTCTTTTTCTTTTGATTCTATTTTATCATCAATGGAATCTTCAATCTCTTCAAATTTTTCATCAATTTCTTCTGTTTTTGTTTGACTTTCTGGTTCATCTGTATCGTCTAACTCCTCGACATCATCAGTCTTGTCCACATGTTCAGAATATTCAGAATCTTTTTCAATTTTATCAATGTTTGATAGTTCCTCAATCGTATCAGGATTTACTGAATCTAGAGGATCTGTAAGTGAGAGTTTTTTTTCATTTTTCTTCTTTACAAATTGCTTTACTACCATTATTCCAATGACTATTGCAATTATGGCATAGTTGATTGGCGGCTTTAGTAATTGTGTGATATATCCTACTTGAGGTAAAGTATATGCTACTTTTCCTATGTACTCTTCATCTGTGATTGGAAAGTCAGTTCCTGGAATTGATGCTGGATTTGCATCTCCTTTAGTTCTAATTGTTTTAGGATCATCTTCCATTATTGACGCTACTCTGTGAACAATCACTCTGTCATGATCTGATGGCCGATTAAACACAATGATGTCGCCTACCTCAATTTCTTCAAAAGATACATGACCTGAAACTATCAATACATCATATACTTCTAAAACTGGAATCATACTCCCACTTGCTACAACATAAAATGGATTTTGTGTTCCAAATGCTACTTGTAGACCAATCCAAATTACTAAAACCCCTACTGCGACAATTATGATGTCTTTTACTACTCCTTTAGGGATTGATCTTTTTGCCAATTACATTATCGCCTTAGTATCATTGATTAATTTACTAGTTATCAGATTTTGTTACCGCAGTCTTCACAGAATTTGGAACCTTCTTTGTTTACAAATCCACAGCTAGAACATTTTCCTGGTTGAGTTGCAACTTCAGGTTTTCCTAAAAGAACCACTTCACCAATTTTTTTAATACTGCTCCATGGAATACTTCCTTCTGTTCCATCTTCTTTAGTAATTACTAAAACCATAGATTGTGTAGAGTCAATTCCAACTTGCTTTGCAGTTCCTAACTTGTTTGCATTCTCATCAAATACAGGTTTTCCTTCAATAGATGTAACTGAAGTGGATGAACCTGGTTGTGTTACTGTTGGTTCTGGGGTTGTTTGAGGTTCTGAAACTTGTTGCTTTATTTCTGGTTGTGTACTTTGAACTTGAGGTTCTAGGGGTTTTGCAACTCCGACTTCACCTGCTTCATCTTGTTTCTTAAAGTCTCTATATTCTGCAATTGATGCATTACATGAATTACAAATGTATTGACCTCGTTCTGCAAGAATTAAATTTTCTGCAACTTCTTCATTTGGATTCTCAAACTCAATTTTTGGAGGACCCTCAAATTCTTTCTCACAAGTATTGCAAAAATGTTTAGTAATTTTATCTGTATCCAATCTTCCTATTGGTGCTAAAAATAGATCAGGCCCGCCTAGATTCCCTTTCATCTGTTGTTCATCAGTAACGGTTGCCATAACATAGCCTCCAGATCCTCTTAATTTTTTAAGTCTAAGTTCAGAACTCATAACTGAGATTTAGCAAAACGTCATTTAAGTATATATCAAAATTAATTTTCCAACTAAAAATACGGTGTTAATTCTGGTGAACGTTTTTAGGTACGTGCAATAAATTAATCTTAGAATGGCTGTAACACAAATTTCAGATGCAAAATCATGGGAAGTCGATGTGATAAATTCTGACATTCCTGTATTTGTAGACTTTTGGGCCGAATGGTGTGGTCCATGTAGAATGGTAGGTCCAGTAGTTGAAGAACTGGCAGCTGACTATGATGGCAAAGTAAAATTTGTCAAGGTTAACGTTGATGAGGCCAATGAACTGGCATCGAAATACAATGTATTTAGTATTCCAACTTTAATCCTCCTTAACAAAGGAGAAATCGTTAGTCAGCAAGTTGGTGCTGCATCTAAAGAATCATACCAAAGTATGATTGATAGAGCACTCGCATAATTTCAAACACGTTTTTCCTCTTTTTTGATCCTAAAGTAATTAATATTCCAAAAATTAACTGAGATTATGTCATTTGGTGAAGTAGATACTCTCAACATGCTCTTTGACAAATTACAGAATTTGTTTGATGAATCCCAAGGATACTATGAATCATTTCTAGATACAAACAACATGTACAAGAAAGGTCAACTCAGTGACAAAGAATTCTTTCAAAAATTAGGTGATTATACAGTAGCATATTCTGCATTAGAGTTTCTAGCTATCAAAGTGATCTTTGAATTAAAAAAATCAATAGGTTCTGGTTCTGGAAGTACACAATCTCCAGGATTGATGCCTGGAATGGGACAACCTGGAATGATGGCAGGTGGGATGGGACAACCACCAAGATCAGGAACTGCTGCAAATCCAGTAGGTGGCGGACCTCCAGGAATTGTTTCTGCACAAGAAGCATTTGGAGATCCTGGAACTTTACCAACACCTGATCCTGCATTGATGCCAAGACAAACTATTTCACCACAGGGTGGAAATGGATGTTCTTCATGTGGAGCTGCACTTAGAGAAAACGCAAAGTTTTGTACAAAGTGTGGCGCAAAGGCATAAAATTACTAAATTAAAAATTATTTTTTATTGTGTTGTTCCGCATTCAGGACAGAACTTTGCAGTAGCTGATAAACTATTACCGCATTCAGAACAAAAGTTTCCATCTGGAATTTGTTCTTTAAATGCATTTCCAACGTTTGCTGAACTTTTTACTGCACCTGATGGAACATATGTCTCATCATCAATTAAGACCGGTTCAAAGTCTTGTTCTACCAAATATGTCATCATTCTTGGAATTCCTTTTTCCT comes from Nitrosopumilus oxyclinae and encodes:
- a CDS encoding lysyl oxidase family protein, whose amino-acid sequence is MTNTNLVRKSTILPLLLGIGLLSATPFMINASADFLPTVPVPDDAILPDISPGVPKHLNIHNQQQDEYLRFTNVWGNVGVGGLEFEPIIEVPDPVEGTVTQAFQNLYNEEGEFRHSIPPVWNEIVTEFTFHDTHNHWHIDGVGEFAVREITTDTEGNEIPGDIVTLPSGDEAAAIKVGFCISDVYKINGGNPATSQKWYWECEVGFQGIQPGWIDQYHQSTDDNEINITGLPNGEYFLTHTWNPEEFFVDDNDQNDQSWIKFKLSQDNNGNGNRKITEMGSFAPECNPDGSTPGMCGDVSKNS
- a CDS encoding CFI-box-CTERM domain-containing protein, whose translation is MKYLLVFSIIFVISSAYAQTPFRDTAGLTLNGIEWCEENYQLYYYMKNDFFEHHQHSIESRLCGNLYNDDLWLYSEPDRYQKLIEQSRMYYILEIQESTKEAKEGKIDTKSVNIKEIPQELAQQQKELEKLIVDESPVEESNENKTETKNTEEKQISDSEGGGCLIATAAYGSEMAPQVQLLREIRDNQLMSTDSGTSFMTGFNEFYYSFSPHIADMERENPIFKEMVKIGITPLLSTLHVMSYAETDSEVLGYGIGVILMNLGMYVAAPAMLLHQIKNKRKKN
- a CDS encoding signal peptidase I; the protein is MAKRSIPKGVVKDIIIVAVGVLVIWIGLQVAFGTQNPFYVVASGSMIPVLEVYDVLIVSGHVSFEEIEVGDIIVFNRPSDHDRVIVHRVASIMEDDPKTIRTKGDANPASIPGTDFPITDEEYIGKVAYTLPQVGYITQLLKPPINYAIIAIVIGIMVVKQFVKKKNEKKLSLTDPLDSVNPDTIEELSNIDKIEKDSEYSEHVDKTDDVEELDDTDEPESQTKTEEIDEKFEEIEDSIDDKIESKEKEVPKKK
- a CDS encoding PRC-barrel domain-containing protein, producing the protein MSSELRLKKLRGSGGYVMATVTDEQQMKGNLGGPDLFLAPIGRLDTDKITKHFCNTCEKEFEGPPKIEFENPNEEVAENLILAERGQYICNSCNASIAEYRDFKKQDEAGEVGVAKPLEPQVQSTQPEIKQQVSEPQTTPEPTVTQPGSSTSVTSIEGKPVFDENANKLGTAKQVGIDSTQSMVLVITKEDGTEGSIPWSSIKKIGEVVLLGKPEVATQPGKCSSCGFVNKEGSKFCEDCGNKI
- the trxA gene encoding thioredoxin encodes the protein MAVTQISDAKSWEVDVINSDIPVFVDFWAEWCGPCRMVGPVVEELAADYDGKVKFVKVNVDEANELASKYNVFSIPTLILLNKGEIVSQQVGAASKESYQSMIDRALA
- a CDS encoding zinc ribbon domain-containing protein; amino-acid sequence: MSFGEVDTLNMLFDKLQNLFDESQGYYESFLDTNNMYKKGQLSDKEFFQKLGDYTVAYSALEFLAIKVIFELKKSIGSGSGSTQSPGLMPGMGQPGMMAGGMGQPPRSGTAANPVGGGPPGIVSAQEAFGDPGTLPTPDPALMPRQTISPQGGNGCSSCGAALRENAKFCTKCGAKA
- a CDS encoding zinc ribbon domain-containing protein translates to MEVFDGKKAAQDYMSKHTLAFSTPELTLMRFAFWLGDSVPDPKNKEKGIPRMMTYLVEQDFEPVLIDDETYVPSGAVKSSANVGNAFKEQIPDGNFCSECGNSLSATAKFCPECGTTQ